A single genomic interval of Lathyrus oleraceus cultivar Zhongwan6 chromosome 7, CAAS_Psat_ZW6_1.0, whole genome shotgun sequence harbors:
- the LOC127105364 gene encoding F-box/LRR-repeat protein 3: MSLPDECWESVFKFLLLHDGDGRDIHRYFESLSLVSKHFLSITNRLRFSLAISDPTLPFLTRLFHRFPNLSSLDLTRITKQTDLHALLFQISTFPFNLKSLKISNQSTIPANGLRALSKTIPSLTSLTCSNIVSLHDNDLVLISDCFPFLQELDLSNTQKEVNVELNAMVLNLPNLRKVNLSGHYNINNSMLLHLCMYCEFLQEIVILRSSFITHDGIASSIRERPGLRSLSVRLCLNGSHSNFINSLVSLKSLTCLDFSYSDVSDHLLSSLADTGLLLRKLILQGCRGYSYVGIFNLLSKCQFLQYLDLQEAYFLNDLHVLELSSFLGDLLSINVSQCTSLTNFALFSLLRNCASLSEVRMEYTSIGKVSEESYNILINHVGNSQLKSLCLAHNRWLRDEHIYMFASILPNLQLFNLRDCWGISEEGIGHVLRKCSKIRYLNLTNCVGLKILRMNFKVSSLEVLNLSECGINDSSLYAISKSCFGLLQLDLGRCYDVTEKGVRQVVESCTQLREINLQECRKVAAGVVDSMVFIRPSLRKITAPPYFPCSESKRKLFLRHGCLVC, from the coding sequence ATGTCACTACCAGATGAATGTTGGGAATCCGTCTTCAAATTCCTCCTCCTCCACGACGGCGACGGCAGAGACATCCACCGCTACTTCGAATCTCTCTCCCTCGTCTCCAAACACTTCCTCTCCATCACCAACCGTCTCCGATTCTCCCTCGCAATCTCCGATCCCACCCTCCCTTTCCTCACTCGTCTCTTCCACAGGTTCCCCAATCTCTCCTCTCTCGACCTCACGCGCATCACCAAACAAACTGATCTCCACGCGCTTCTCTTCCAAATCTCCACTTTCCCTTTCAACCTCAAATCACTCAAAATCTCCAACCAATCAACCATTCCCGCCAATGGATTACGAGCTTTGTCAAAAACCATTCCATCTTTAACATCTCTCACATGTTCCAACATTGTTTCTCTCCATGACAACGACCTTGTCCTTATCTCCGATTGTTTCCCTTTCCTTCAAGAACTAGACCTTAGTAACACGCAAAAAGAGGTTAATGTTGAATTAAATGCTATGGTTTTGAATCTTCCTAATCTCCGCAAGGTTAATCTCTCTGGTCATTACAATATAAACAACTCAATGCTTTTGCACCTGTGTATGTATTGTGAGTTTCTACAAGAGATTGTGATTTTGAGATCCTCATTCATAACACATGATGGTATTGCTTCCTCTATCCGCGAGAGGCCGGGTTTGCGGTCTCTCTCTGTTAGATTGTGCTTAAATGGAAGCCATTCAAACTTTATTAACTCGTTGGTGAGTTTAAAGAGCTTAACTTGTCTTGATTTTTCGTATTCGGATGTATCGGATCATTTGCTTTCGTCTCTAGCAGATACAGGTCTTCTTTTAAGGAAACTCATCCTCCAAGGTTGTCGGGGTTATAGCTATGTTGGAATCTTTAACTTGTTGTCTAAGTGTCAATTTTTACAATATTTGGATCTTCAAGAGGCTTATTTTCTAAATGATTTGCATGTTCTCGAGTTGTCGTCGTTTCTTGGTGATTTATTGTCTATAAACGTTAGTCAATGTACTAGCCTCACAAATTTTGCCTTGTTTTCACTCCTTAGGAACTGTGCTTCACTTAGTGAGGTCAGAATGGAATACACAAGTATTGGGAAAGTTAGCGAAGAGAGCTACAATATCTTGATTAATCATGTTGGAAACTCTCAATTAAAGTCTCTCTGTTTAGCTCACAACAGATGGTTGAGGGATGAACACATATATATGTTTGCTTCCATTCTTCCCAATTTACAACTCTTCAATTTGAGGGATTGCTGGGGCATATCTGAAGAAGGTATTGGTCATGTTTTAAGGAAATGTAGTAAGATTAGATATTTGAACTTAACCAACTGTGTTGGACTGAAGATACTTAGAATGAACTTTAAAGTTTCTTCGCTGGAGGTGTTGAACTTGTCTGAGTGTGGAATTAATGATTCATCACTATACGCGATCTCAAAGAGTTGCTTTGGGCTACTGCAACTTGACTTAGGACGTTGTTATGATGTCACAGAGAAGGGAGTGAGGCAAGTCGTAGAAAGCTGCACACAACTGAGAGAAATAAATTTGCAGGAATGTCGTAAAGTGGCTGCTGGTGTTGTTGACTCAATGGTATTTATAAGGCCTTCATTGAGAAAAATAACGGCTCCGCCTTATTTTCCTTGTAGTGAAAGCAAGAGGAAACTCTTCTTGCGTCATGGGTGTCTTGTTTGCTAA
- the LOC127105365 gene encoding uncharacterized protein LOC127105365: protein MLEKDFPEGCWESIFRFLGQGNDLEPVSVVCKQFLSITNRIRVSLTIRNPTIIFLPRLLSRFLRLKVIDLSHFTGELEGLLRQISESGLDLDLVNVSNQKTLPVDGLRELGSKIINLRVLICSNIGSLRDSHLIIIAYCFPFLKELNISFPLDSQVSDFGILKLSTMLENLHKIDLSGNHLVTDKSLLSLCQNCRSLEEISFFTCFKITQFGIASAFRMRPSLASISFNIEKKRIHGPGLTPVPISMDLIDSLASLKRLNAVDLSNSFISDEFLISLADSAGNFLKKLVLHDCCNFTFSGISYVLSKCQYIQCLDLRKADFLTDQCIKKLSMFLLNLTSINLSGCCQLTNATFFILTKNCRLLNEIKMERTYIGVDGEEDFNSISDFLINLQVKAVYFGDNVLLNDVSLSNFSSICPSLQILDLNACEGISEECVVEVIKRCSKIRHLNLSCTGIEKFEINFEISQLEVLNLSGLRIEDDTLFIISKLCIGLLFLDIQNCCYITTKGVREVIENCRGLKELNLKNCCLVDDDFVFMLTLTNPSLRTIITPSGVDVYY, encoded by the coding sequence ATGTTGGAGAAAGATTTTCCCGAAGGATGTTGGGAATCAATATTCAGATTCCTTGGCCAAGGAAATGATTTGGAGCCTGTTTCTGTTGTCTGCAAGCAGTTCCTTTCTATTACAAACCGGATTAGAGTTTCTCTAACAATACGTAATCCGACCATTATATTCCTTCCTCGGCTACTCTCGAGGTTTTTACGGCTCAAAGTCATCGACCTCAGTCACTTCACTGGTGAATTAGAAGGCTTGCTTCGTCAAATTTCAGAATCTGGGCTGGACCTAGATTTGGTTAATGTTTCCAACCAGAAAACACTTCCTGTCGATGGGTTGCGAGAACTTGGTTCAAAGATAATAAACTTACGAGTTTTGATTTGCTCAAACATTGGTTCTCTTCGTGATAGCCATCTAATAATCATAGCTTATTGTTTCCCATTCCTTAAAGAGCTTAATATTAGCTTTCCATTGGATTCTCAAGTATCTGATTTTGGGATACTAAAGCTATCTACCATGCTTGAGAATCTacacaagattgatctttccggcAATCACTTGGTTACTGATAAATCCCTTTTGTCTCTATGCCAGAATTGCAGATCATTAGAAGAAATTTCATTTTTCACATGTTTTAAGATAACACAATTTGGAATTGCTTCTGCGTTCCGAATGAGACCATCTTTGGCTTCCATTTCCTTCAACATTGAAAAGAAACGAATACACGGACCTGGTTTGACGCCCGTGCCCATTAGCATGGATTTGATCGATTCACTCGCGAGTTTGAAAAGATTAAATGCTGTTGATTTGTCAAACTCTTTTATCTCAGATGAGTTTCTTATCTCACTTGCAGACAGTGCTGGTAATTTTCTGAAGAAGCTTGTCCTCCATGATTGTTGCAACTTTACATTTTCAGGAATCTCTTATGTGTTGTCCAAATGTCAATATATTCAATGCTTAGATCTTCGAAAAGCCGACTTTCTTACGGATCAATGTATCAAGAAGTTATCAATGTTTCTTCTTAACTTGACCTCTATAAACCTTAGTGGGTGTTGCCAGCTGACAAACGCAACCTTTTTCATTCTCACAAAAAATTGTCGGTTACTCAATGAGATCAAAATGGAGAGAACATATATTGGGGTAGACGGGGAGGAAGATTTCAATTCCATTTCAGATTTTCTCATCAACCTTCAAGTGAAAGCGGTTTATTTCGGTGATAATGTTTTACTGAATGATGTAAGTTTATCAAATTTTTCTTCCATTTGTCCCAGTTTACAAATTCTCGACTTAAATGCTTGTGAGGGTATCTCTGAAGAATGTGTTGTTGAGGTTATCAAGAGATGTAGTAAGATAAGACATTTAAACCTTTCCTGTACAGGAATTGAAAAGTTTGAGATAAACTTTGAAATTTCACAATTAGAGGTGTTGAATTTGTCAGGGTTGAGAATTGAAGATGACACATTGTTCATAATCTCGAAATTGTGCATTGGACTATTGTTTCTGGACATCCAAAATTGTTGCTATATTACAACAAAGGGTGTGAGGGAAGTAATAGAAAATTGCAGAGGATTGAAAGAGTTAAATTTAAAGAATTGTTGTTTGGTGGATGACGATTTTGTTTTTATGCTAACTCTTACAAATCCATCTTTGAGAACAATAATCACACCTTCTGGTGTTGATGTTTATTACTGA